A genomic window from Schistocerca serialis cubense isolate TAMUIC-IGC-003099 chromosome 4, iqSchSeri2.2, whole genome shotgun sequence includes:
- the LOC126473707 gene encoding troponin C, isoallergen Bla g 6.0101, giving the protein MEELPPEQIQLLKKAFDAFDQQKKGSIGTDMVRTILEMLGLKLDEKQLQDIIDEVDADGSGQLEFDEFVQLAARFLVEEDAEAMQQELREAFRLYDKEGNGYITTGVLREILRELDDKITEEELDMMIEEIDSDGSGTVDFDEFMEVMTGE; this is encoded by the exons GAGGAGCTCCCACCAGAACAGATCCAAC TACTGAAGAAGGCCTTCGATGCCTTCGACCAGCAGAAGAAGGGCTCCATCGGCACGGACATGGTGCGGACCATCCTGGAGATGCTGGGCCTCAAGCTGGACGAGAAGCAGCTCCAGGACATCATCGACGAGGTGGACGCAGACG GCTCTGGGCAGCTGGAGTTCGACGAGTTCGTGCAGCTGGCGGCCAGGTTCCTGGTGGAGGAGGACGCCGAGGCGATGCAGCAGGAGCTCCGGGAGGCCTTCAGGCTCTACGACAAGGAGG GTAACGGGTACATCACGACTGGCGTCCTGAGGGAGATCCTGCGAGAGCTGGACGACAAGATCACCGAGGAGGAACTCGACATGATGATCGAGGAAATCGACTCAGACGGCTCCGGGACCGTTGACTTTGATG